One genomic window of Chlamydiota bacterium includes the following:
- a CDS encoding radical SAM protein yields MRYLFGPVYSSRLGWSLGVDVIPHKICNFDCIYCECGKGTLLVNRRGHFVQLGRLIEEFENYLEEQGKNYFNGVTITGSGEPTLEIQLGRVIEEIKKRTSKPVAVLTNGSWMRNEDVQKDLALADIVLPSLDAVSPEVFKKVDQPCSGIEVESIISGMIDFRQKYPEVQFWLEILMVSGVNDSPEEIHLLKKVIDRIKPHQVHVGTVTRPPAYPEAKPLSQERLREIQQFLWPVSLFSDAPERSSPRCKQDRTGHDVNFQMVLETVKRRPCSLNQLVSLTHGSEDDLLQELNRWCEEGKLIRKKYEGQEFFAWPFKNGEAKQKLA; encoded by the coding sequence ATGAGATATCTTTTTGGTCCTGTTTATTCTTCTCGTTTGGGATGGTCTTTGGGGGTGGATGTGATTCCTCATAAGATTTGTAATTTTGATTGCATTTATTGTGAATGTGGGAAGGGAACGCTTTTGGTCAATCGAAGGGGGCACTTTGTTCAGTTGGGAAGGTTGATAGAGGAATTTGAGAATTATTTAGAAGAGCAAGGAAAAAATTATTTTAATGGGGTGACGATCACAGGCTCAGGAGAGCCGACTTTAGAAATTCAATTGGGTCGGGTGATTGAAGAAATAAAGAAAAGAACTTCTAAACCAGTGGCTGTTTTAACCAATGGCTCATGGATGAGAAATGAGGATGTTCAGAAAGATTTAGCCTTGGCAGATATAGTGCTTCCTTCTCTAGACGCTGTGAGTCCGGAGGTTTTTAAGAAAGTAGATCAGCCTTGTTCCGGAATTGAAGTGGAGTCTATTATTTCTGGAATGATTGATTTTCGCCAGAAGTATCCAGAAGTTCAATTTTGGTTAGAAATTTTAATGGTCTCAGGCGTTAATGATTCTCCAGAGGAAATTCACTTGCTTAAGAAAGTGATTGATCGAATTAAGCCGCATCAAGTACATGTGGGGACTGTGACTCGTCCACCCGCGTATCCTGAAGCGAAACCTCTTTCTCAAGAGCGTTTGAGAGAGATTCAGCAATTCCTCTGGCCTGTGTCTCTATTTTCTGACGCTCCGGAAAGAAGCTCCCCAAGGTGTAAACAGGATAGGACAGGGCATGATGTAAATTTTCAAATGGTTCTGGAAACAGTGAAGAGAAGGCCCTGCTCATTGAATCAACTGGTATCCTTGACTCATGGAAGTGAAGATGACCTTTTGCAAGAGCTTAATCGGTGGTGTGAAGAAGGAAAATTGATCCGAAAAAAATACGAGGGACAAGAATTTTTTGCATGGCCTTTTAAAAATGGAGAAGCGAAGCAAAAATTGGCCTGA
- a CDS encoding Crp/Fnr family transcriptional regulator, which produces MKKNLEDYSSFFSNLRPEEVHRLAQVAQEKNYSKGELVFSRGEPGNAVWILKEGRVHLQNVSYDGKVITSCIMIAGDIFCCLPALDGKPYTSDAVVIEPSIVLRIPSDFFRQLARENPRFSNKVMCTFCDRLRDMEGKGCQAFDPAELRMARLLLTLGEKFKGEIPLTRQEMAEIAGLTVETAIRILSQMKKEGIIRSGRKMTKVIAPQKLKERVME; this is translated from the coding sequence TTGAAAAAAAATCTTGAGGACTATTCTTCCTTTTTTTCTAATCTTCGACCTGAAGAGGTTCATCGTCTGGCCCAAGTCGCTCAAGAAAAAAATTACAGTAAGGGCGAACTTGTTTTTTCCCGTGGGGAGCCTGGAAATGCTGTTTGGATTCTGAAGGAAGGACGAGTTCATCTTCAGAATGTTTCCTACGATGGCAAAGTCATTACTTCCTGTATCATGATCGCGGGGGATATTTTTTGCTGTTTGCCTGCACTGGATGGTAAACCGTACACATCAGATGCGGTGGTGATAGAGCCTTCTATTGTGTTGCGTATCCCTTCAGATTTTTTTCGACAGTTGGCGCGGGAAAATCCCCGTTTTTCCAATAAGGTCATGTGCACTTTCTGTGACCGTCTAAGAGACATGGAAGGGAAGGGCTGCCAGGCTTTTGATCCTGCTGAACTGCGTATGGCCAGGCTCCTTCTTACTCTTGGAGAGAAATTCAAGGGAGAGATTCCGCTCACCCGTCAGGAAATGGCTGAAATTGCAGGTCTCACCGTTGAAACCGCTATTCGAATTTTAAGCCAGATGAAAAAAGAGGGCATCATTCGATCTGGCCGAAAGATGACAAAGGTGATAGCCCCCCAGAAGCTTAAAGAGAGGGTGATGGAATGA
- a CDS encoding efflux RND transporter periplasmic adaptor subunit codes for MRKIIVILAVLFVLIVGVGLIKVLISKDKNHVSSELEKRPHVEVQIPLKKDMSRILVLPGDVVADQEVIIYGHVSGYLDRLEVDRGSWVKEGQVLAQIQIPELMKEFEAQKAALGLAPLEIKKAKADWTWKRAQYERAAELIKKSPNLISQNQVDELKGKYEMARAELKVTKGRYPVLKATMEKTQELVNFSTIKAPFDGVLMDRWVDKGDFVQSGSTKMLHLMKVDLLRVRIDIAQVDVPFVKIGSKV; via the coding sequence ATGCGTAAAATCATTGTTATTTTGGCTGTTCTTTTTGTTTTGATCGTCGGTGTCGGCTTGATCAAGGTTTTGATTTCAAAAGATAAAAATCATGTTTCCTCGGAGTTGGAAAAACGACCTCATGTTGAGGTGCAAATTCCCCTCAAGAAAGACATGAGTCGTATTTTGGTTCTTCCTGGAGATGTGGTGGCGGATCAAGAGGTCATCATTTATGGCCATGTCAGTGGCTATCTCGACCGTTTGGAGGTCGATCGCGGCTCTTGGGTGAAGGAGGGACAGGTCTTGGCTCAAATTCAAATTCCTGAATTGATGAAGGAGTTTGAAGCCCAGAAAGCCGCGCTCGGCCTGGCTCCCCTCGAAATCAAAAAGGCCAAGGCGGACTGGACTTGGAAAAGAGCGCAGTATGAAAGGGCTGCAGAGTTGATTAAAAAAAGTCCGAATCTCATTTCTCAGAATCAAGTCGATGAGCTGAAAGGAAAGTACGAGATGGCTCGAGCGGAATTGAAAGTGACGAAGGGACGTTATCCTGTGTTAAAGGCAACGATGGAGAAGACTCAAGAGCTTGTCAATTTTTCTACGATTAAGGCCCCCTTTGATGGAGTTCTGATGGACCGTTGGGTGGATAAGGGAGACTTTGTTCAATCGGGCTCGACAAAGATGCTTCATCTGATGAAAGTGGATCTTTTAAGGGTTCGGATCGATATTGCCCAAGTGGATGTTCCTTTTGTGAAAATAGGGAGCAAGGTGTAA
- a CDS encoding TolC family protein yields MKNIKNQNAKIKMKEDLFIKKLAKLIFFASFLMGCTATSLVPETNDQVSGKSGDADTQSDFEPANGQTRYPIDLDTCLRLATNRPLDIAASRAALDEAQAQAILASERFLPVLSPGFRFWRLEGLTQGTEGNFVNVEKQNSFAGAALNLKWPLGDAIFSALSAKKKYEAAQFFLEGTSREVLLKTAKAYFDLVKEDQMAQTLKLSVEISEKLLRETEALVTNGRGFQGDLLRVKAQWGHNQLEWLKAQNALKQTSNQLILLLNLDPRVELYSAQEKMIPVQMVSEKDLEKLLKLAHQSRPEVEEAKEKLQATLYEKKGATWGPLIPEINLETSWGGFGSVPSHWEDQEIDQAMIQWKIGPGGLLDMGRSKLLSAQARAAEIKLDQVLKKIGHEVKSFYDQSQSLEEQMKIAEQGVKDAQESLALNEERQVAGLGLPLEVIQAEESLTRARLDYLNVITEYNKAQFELLMSTGNLPGENSK; encoded by the coding sequence ATGAAAAATATCAAAAATCAAAATGCAAAAATCAAAATGAAGGAGGATTTATTTATAAAAAAACTGGCCAAGCTTATTTTCTTTGCATCATTTCTGATGGGTTGTACGGCAACGTCACTTGTTCCTGAAACGAATGATCAAGTGTCGGGAAAAAGCGGTGATGCCGATACACAATCAGATTTTGAGCCAGCAAACGGCCAAACGCGATATCCCATTGACCTGGATACTTGCCTGCGTCTTGCGACGAATCGTCCCTTGGATATTGCGGCCTCAAGGGCGGCCCTGGACGAAGCTCAGGCTCAGGCGATTTTGGCCTCGGAGCGTTTTTTACCTGTTTTAAGTCCTGGATTTCGCTTTTGGCGTTTGGAGGGGCTCACTCAGGGAACAGAGGGAAATTTTGTTAACGTTGAAAAACAAAATAGTTTCGCAGGAGCTGCGCTGAACTTGAAATGGCCCCTTGGAGACGCCATCTTTTCAGCCCTTTCTGCGAAAAAGAAATATGAGGCTGCGCAATTTTTCCTTGAAGGAACTTCACGAGAGGTTTTGTTAAAGACGGCAAAGGCCTATTTTGATCTTGTCAAAGAGGATCAAATGGCTCAGACGCTTAAACTTTCAGTCGAGATTTCAGAAAAACTATTAAGAGAGACCGAGGCTCTTGTAACAAACGGCCGAGGTTTTCAAGGAGATCTCCTGAGGGTAAAGGCCCAGTGGGGTCACAATCAACTGGAGTGGTTGAAGGCTCAGAATGCCCTGAAGCAGACTTCCAATCAATTAATCTTGCTTCTCAATTTAGATCCACGGGTGGAACTTTATTCGGCTCAAGAAAAAATGATTCCTGTTCAAATGGTGTCTGAAAAAGATTTAGAGAAACTTTTAAAGCTGGCGCATCAATCGCGGCCAGAAGTTGAAGAGGCCAAAGAAAAACTTCAGGCAACCCTGTATGAAAAAAAGGGAGCGACCTGGGGGCCTCTGATTCCGGAGATTAATTTGGAAACGAGTTGGGGTGGTTTTGGTTCCGTTCCGAGTCATTGGGAGGATCAAGAAATTGATCAAGCCATGATTCAATGGAAAATCGGTCCGGGTGGATTATTAGATATGGGGAGAAGCAAACTTCTCTCGGCCCAAGCTCGAGCAGCCGAAATAAAACTGGATCAAGTATTGAAAAAAATAGGGCATGAAGTGAAGTCTTTCTATGATCAATCTCAATCGTTAGAAGAACAGATGAAAATCGCTGAGCAAGGCGTCAAAGACGCCCAGGAGTCTCTCGCCTTAAATGAAGAAAGACAAGTGGCAGGACTCGGACTTCCGTTAGAAGTGATTCAAGCCGAAGAAAGCCTAACCCGGGCCCGATTAGACTATTTGAATGTCATTACAGAATACAACAAGGCCCAATTTGAATTACTAATGAGTACGGGCAATTTACCTGGAGAAAATTCGAAATAA
- a CDS encoding cytochrome c, which translates to MKKILLFALAGLFVFCFSVQESWAVSQWSRKYGVSCNTCHTAFPRLNYFGDQFAQNGFQMPGTEDGDEVAKHIIGDRLNLNELTDVFGIRIAVSPVEVKTNSRTEGSSKETLFDIGNPNWLQLFTAGTIFKNASIFIETEILEDEIEFNWFELGYHNIAGSSLLNVKAGKISMMEFHALTGRLRGIPNINHQVLSGVKSSNGAGDDSISVAQPVPAVEWYGWSGPFVGALGVSNGAKLRDTNDEKNFFGTLKYFVAQEGDFAGSSVSLWGLIGADTKDLLDELTDAYTGEAQNDFWRGSGAFNIRYLEKWDLQFAYLFGHDDDFNLTKIGDQETDFQGIATILGYMPTPQWYLALQFDWVDSDDVTSLQYTKLSPSIWYFPRDNMRIGLTGRFDLESESNKKHEALVHVRSMF; encoded by the coding sequence ATGAAAAAGATTCTGCTGTTTGCTTTAGCGGGATTGTTTGTCTTTTGTTTTTCTGTCCAGGAAAGTTGGGCTGTTTCACAATGGTCACGGAAGTATGGAGTCAGCTGCAATACCTGCCACACGGCATTTCCAAGACTCAATTACTTCGGTGATCAATTTGCACAGAATGGTTTTCAGATGCCCGGAACGGAAGATGGGGATGAGGTGGCCAAACATATCATTGGAGATCGTTTGAATCTCAATGAGTTGACGGATGTCTTCGGCATTAGAATCGCTGTAAGTCCTGTCGAGGTGAAAACCAACAGTCGCACGGAGGGCTCCAGCAAGGAGACGCTGTTTGATATTGGAAATCCGAATTGGCTTCAACTTTTTACGGCGGGAACCATCTTTAAGAATGCCTCTATTTTTATTGAAACTGAGATACTAGAGGATGAGATCGAATTCAATTGGTTTGAGCTGGGATACCATAATATTGCGGGCTCTTCGCTCCTGAATGTTAAGGCTGGAAAAATTTCCATGATGGAGTTTCATGCCTTGACAGGAAGACTGAGGGGAATTCCCAATATCAACCATCAAGTGCTTTCAGGTGTTAAAAGCTCGAATGGGGCAGGCGATGATTCAATTTCTGTGGCCCAGCCTGTTCCGGCCGTGGAATGGTATGGCTGGAGCGGTCCTTTTGTAGGAGCCTTGGGTGTGTCCAATGGTGCAAAGCTGCGTGATACGAATGATGAAAAGAACTTTTTTGGGACTTTAAAATACTTTGTGGCCCAGGAAGGTGATTTTGCAGGATCCTCCGTTTCTTTGTGGGGATTGATCGGAGCTGACACCAAGGATCTTTTGGATGAGCTTACGGATGCCTACACAGGGGAAGCCCAGAACGATTTCTGGCGTGGATCTGGCGCCTTTAACATTCGTTATCTGGAAAAATGGGATTTGCAATTTGCATATCTCTTTGGCCATGACGATGATTTTAATCTCACCAAGATAGGTGATCAGGAGACGGATTTTCAGGGTATTGCGACCATTTTGGGATATATGCCAACCCCCCAATGGTATCTTGCCTTGCAATTCGATTGGGTGGATTCGGATGATGTGACGAGTCTTCAATATACGAAACTCAGTCCATCAATCTGGTATTTCCCCAGGGATAATATGCGCATCGGCTTAACAGGTCGGTTTGATCTCGAGTCTGAGTCAAACAAGAAGCATGAAGCGCTTGTGCACGTCAGGTCCATGTTCTAA
- a CDS encoding efflux RND transporter permease subunit, with the protein MFLIRNSLRNPYGVIVMGIAIFVLGLTVMGRIPTDLLPQFKTPAVQIVTFYPGMPAETIERDISTRLQRWTGQSVGIEHQEAKSMLGVSIVKDFFREGIDPNLAMTQVTSYAMSDLYYLPPGTIPPMVMPFDPTASIPLCLMSVKSDIYNETQLYDIAYFQLRNRLQSIPGVIAPAVYGGKLRRILAYVDREKLQARGLSPMDVVNAIHEFNVFIPTGSARMGPIEYQIESNAMVPQASGLNEFPIKLDGRAPVLLKDIGRAQDSAELQSNIVRVDGKRQLYVPIYRQPGANTLKVVDGVRKAIPELNARLPKGVDLEVVFDQSTFVRQSIRNLVHEGLIGTMLAAIMILLFLRSFRSTWIILLSLPLSILAALIGLYFTGNSVDAMTLGGLAISIGLLIDQSIVVLENTERHLKMGKEPSIAAQDAALEVAKPVLIIVMTVCIVFFPVIFLTGIGKYLFTPLALAVMLAMAASYVMAMTLVPACAARFFKKLLHAQEERGIAGRLAHAFEKLQAIYMRSLEGVLSSFRLKALALVAVAFFASLVLIFFVGTELFPQVDSGQLTLRVRANSGTQVNEMERILAQVEETVREEIGPKNLRKLITNIGVLNDWPAAYTPNSGPQDAFMLVQLSDHRPMSDRVYMKKLRQVLTDHYPGIEFTFEPNSMLRSALNFGMSAPINIQVQGNDLHVSYGIAEELKKRIKKIRGTVDVRIQERLDYPQFKIEIDRRKTAELGLSPDDVVKNVVTAFNSSISFSKSFWIDEKNGNHYWIGAQYPEKDFKDLETLLNVPITGPHQREPVLLRNLVHLKRSSASSEVTHYNINRVIDVYADVEGRDLGSVSKEVETVMGAIEKEGRLPSGYRLISRGEVKSMKDSFGDLGFGLILAILLVYLVMVVQFRSMKDPLLVMSAVPLGIMGVLWMLFLTGIHINIQSLMGMIMAIGIEVSSSVLRVDFANRLLVDGATVHDAILQASKLRLRPILMTSLATMLGLVPMAIAGGANIPLARAVIGGVFSSTVLSAYILPILYSMFKKREANHA; encoded by the coding sequence ATGTTTTTAATTCGAAATTCTTTAAGAAATCCTTATGGCGTGATTGTGATGGGAATCGCCATTTTTGTTTTGGGCCTGACCGTGATGGGCCGCATTCCGACGGATCTTTTGCCACAGTTTAAGACACCTGCGGTTCAGATTGTGACATTTTATCCTGGAATGCCGGCTGAAACCATTGAGCGGGATATCTCTACTCGATTGCAGCGTTGGACAGGACAGTCGGTTGGAATTGAACATCAAGAAGCCAAGTCCATGTTGGGGGTGAGCATTGTAAAAGATTTTTTTCGGGAGGGGATTGATCCCAATTTGGCGATGACCCAGGTGACGTCGTATGCCATGAGCGATCTTTATTATCTTCCGCCGGGAACCATTCCTCCAATGGTGATGCCCTTCGATCCAACGGCCTCGATTCCCCTTTGTTTGATGAGTGTGAAAAGCGATATTTATAATGAGACTCAACTTTATGACATTGCGTATTTTCAGCTTCGCAATCGCCTGCAGTCTATTCCTGGAGTGATTGCCCCTGCGGTCTATGGCGGAAAATTGCGCCGCATCTTAGCCTATGTGGATCGAGAAAAACTTCAGGCGAGGGGATTGTCGCCCATGGATGTGGTCAATGCCATTCACGAATTTAATGTGTTCATTCCTACGGGGAGTGCTCGGATGGGGCCCATCGAATATCAGATTGAATCGAATGCGATGGTGCCTCAAGCCTCGGGCCTGAATGAATTTCCGATCAAGTTAGACGGTCGAGCCCCTGTCCTCCTGAAAGACATTGGCCGTGCCCAGGACAGTGCAGAACTCCAGTCTAATATTGTTCGCGTGGATGGGAAAAGACAACTGTATGTTCCGATTTACCGCCAGCCCGGCGCCAATACGCTGAAGGTGGTAGATGGGGTGCGTAAGGCGATTCCTGAATTGAATGCAAGATTGCCCAAGGGAGTCGATCTCGAAGTTGTTTTCGATCAATCCACTTTTGTTCGCCAATCGATTCGAAATCTGGTCCATGAAGGCCTCATAGGCACAATGCTTGCCGCAATAATGATTTTACTTTTTTTGAGAAGTTTTCGTTCGACCTGGATTATTCTTCTTTCTTTGCCGCTCTCCATTCTAGCGGCATTAATCGGTCTTTATTTTACAGGGAATTCTGTGGATGCTATGACACTTGGAGGATTGGCCATTTCCATCGGTCTTCTCATCGATCAGTCCATTGTGGTGCTCGAAAATACAGAGCGGCATTTGAAAATGGGGAAGGAGCCTTCGATTGCGGCCCAGGATGCGGCCCTGGAAGTTGCGAAGCCCGTTTTGATTATTGTGATGACGGTTTGCATTGTTTTTTTTCCTGTGATTTTTTTGACGGGGATTGGTAAATATTTGTTTACCCCTTTGGCTTTAGCGGTGATGCTGGCCATGGCCGCTTCCTATGTGATGGCGATGACCCTTGTCCCCGCCTGTGCGGCGAGATTTTTCAAAAAATTGTTGCATGCTCAAGAAGAGCGAGGTATTGCAGGCAGGCTTGCTCATGCGTTTGAAAAACTTCAAGCCATTTACATGCGGTCTCTTGAGGGAGTCCTGTCTTCTTTTCGGCTAAAGGCACTGGCCCTTGTTGCGGTGGCCTTTTTTGCATCGCTCGTTTTAATTTTTTTCGTGGGTACAGAATTATTTCCTCAAGTGGATTCAGGACAGTTGACCCTTCGGGTCAGGGCTAATTCCGGGACTCAGGTCAATGAAATGGAGCGAATTCTTGCTCAGGTCGAGGAGACGGTGCGAGAAGAGATCGGCCCAAAAAATCTGCGTAAACTCATTACCAATATTGGGGTTTTAAATGACTGGCCCGCAGCCTATACGCCCAATTCTGGGCCGCAGGATGCCTTTATGCTGGTTCAACTTTCTGATCATCGGCCCATGAGCGACCGAGTCTACATGAAGAAATTGCGCCAAGTCCTAACGGATCACTATCCCGGAATTGAATTTACCTTCGAACCTAATAGCATGCTTCGCTCTGCGCTTAATTTTGGGATGTCGGCCCCGATTAATATTCAAGTTCAGGGAAATGATTTGCATGTTTCTTACGGGATCGCAGAGGAACTCAAAAAACGCATTAAAAAAATTCGAGGGACCGTGGATGTTCGGATTCAGGAGCGGCTGGACTATCCTCAATTTAAAATTGAGATTGATCGGCGTAAGACGGCTGAACTGGGACTTTCTCCAGACGATGTGGTGAAAAATGTCGTGACGGCATTTAATTCATCGATTAGTTTTTCAAAATCCTTCTGGATTGATGAGAAAAACGGAAACCATTATTGGATAGGCGCCCAATATCCTGAAAAGGATTTCAAGGATTTGGAAACGCTTCTCAATGTTCCGATTACAGGACCCCATCAACGAGAGCCTGTTCTCTTGCGCAATCTCGTCCATCTAAAGCGCTCCTCTGCTTCTTCAGAGGTGACGCATTATAACATCAATCGCGTGATTGATGTTTATGCCGATGTAGAAGGGCGGGATTTGGGCAGTGTTTCCAAAGAGGTAGAAACCGTGATGGGCGCAATTGAAAAAGAGGGAAGGCTTCCTTCAGGCTATCGTTTGATTAGCCGAGGAGAGGTTAAAAGCATGAAGGATTCATTTGGAGATTTAGGCTTTGGATTGATTCTTGCCATTTTGCTTGTGTATCTCGTCATGGTGGTTCAATTCCGCTCGATGAAAGATCCTTTGCTTGTGATGTCTGCTGTTCCCTTGGGGATCATGGGCGTCTTGTGGATGTTGTTTTTAACGGGGATACATATCAACATTCAATCTCTGATGGGGATGATCATGGCCATCGGAATTGAAGTTTCCTCTTCGGTTTTAAGAGTTGATTTTGCGAATCGTCTTTTAGTGGATGGAGCCACGGTCCATGACGCCATTCTTCAAGCCTCAAAACTTCGCTTGAGGCCGATTCTCATGACTTCACTGGCGACGATGTTGGGGCTTGTCCCTATGGCCATTGCGGGGGGAGCCAATATTCCCCTGGCTCGAGCCGTGATTGGCGGTGTCTTTTCATCGACCGTTTTATCTGCGTATATTCTACCGATTTTATATTCCATGTTCAAAAAGAGAGAGGCAAATCATGCGTAA
- a CDS encoding cytochrome c — protein MGILWAFWFLLMMFFVTCVNAGAIPGQEIYDKKCKSCHGKTGEGNPVMGKALKIDPALLPLKDLKKTDEELTVIIRDGKNKMPAFKGKVPDDEISHIVQYIRSFSKK, from the coding sequence ATGGGAATTCTATGGGCGTTTTGGTTCTTGCTCATGATGTTTTTTGTCACCTGTGTAAACGCGGGCGCTATCCCTGGCCAGGAAATTTATGACAAAAAGTGTAAATCTTGCCATGGGAAAACAGGGGAAGGAAATCCTGTGATGGGAAAGGCTTTAAAAATTGATCCAGCACTTCTGCCCTTGAAGGATCTTAAGAAAACGGATGAAGAACTGACTGTTATTATTCGGGATGGAAAAAATAAAATGCCGGCATTTAAGGGAAAAGTCCCCGATGATGAGATCAGTCATATCGTTCAATACATACGAAGTTTTTCGAAGAAGTAG
- a CDS encoding NapC/NirT family cytochrome c → MKPHRFSIYFYNVITYVGVALAFFIFCIETLLYLADLFVSHKTLYLGLLTYLVLPPFLFLGLILIPMGALWKRRRILRGKDSREPHPFHLDFSRKTHRNAVLVFIICTSIFVIASMIGVYKSYHYTDSVEFCGKLCHSVMNPEYTTYQRSPHARVKCVECHIGSGAEWYVKSKFTGGYQVYSLFTEKYPKPIPTPVKNLRPARETCEQCHWPQHFFSPKEKVFHHFLGDESNTYWPIKMLMKVDSGPGAPGDIDQTGVHWHTNTDNDIEYIARDEKRQEIAWLKLTHQSTGEVKEYRSESNPLIFEKMKDVEIRKFDCIDCHNRPSHRFSTPVSAVNEALVTSRLHKEMPYIKREAVKVLSEDYESTDAALTSIHDKISNFYQTEYPDIWNKENDRVEASISEIQNIFRNTQFPEMKVRWDSHPDNIGHMEHQSCFRCHGNEDLKTKEGKTIDKNCSSCHQILSQGPGSENKPMGKAKKFKHPVDLGIEPEEMDCVTCHSDLGSLYEG, encoded by the coding sequence ATGAAGCCGCATCGTTTTTCGATCTATTTTTACAATGTTATCACTTACGTTGGTGTGGCCCTCGCCTTTTTTATATTTTGTATTGAGACCCTTTTATACCTTGCGGATCTCTTCGTCAGTCATAAAACCCTTTATTTGGGATTATTGACTTATCTCGTTCTTCCCCCCTTTTTATTCTTAGGGCTCATTCTGATTCCCATGGGGGCGTTATGGAAAAGACGCCGGATATTAAGAGGAAAAGACAGTCGAGAACCCCACCCCTTTCATCTAGACTTTTCGCGTAAGACGCATCGAAATGCGGTTCTTGTATTTATTATTTGCACTTCGATTTTTGTGATCGCTTCAATGATCGGTGTTTACAAATCATATCACTATACGGATTCCGTAGAATTTTGCGGGAAGCTTTGCCATTCGGTGATGAATCCGGAATATACGACCTACCAGCGTTCTCCTCATGCGCGTGTCAAATGTGTGGAATGCCATATTGGGTCGGGGGCCGAGTGGTATGTCAAATCAAAATTTACAGGAGGTTATCAGGTTTATTCTCTTTTTACCGAAAAGTACCCGAAACCGATACCCACCCCTGTTAAGAATTTGAGACCTGCACGGGAGACTTGCGAGCAATGTCACTGGCCTCAACATTTCTTTTCTCCAAAGGAAAAGGTTTTTCACCATTTCCTGGGTGATGAATCAAACACGTATTGGCCTATTAAGATGCTCATGAAGGTAGATAGTGGGCCCGGAGCCCCCGGAGACATAGATCAAACGGGCGTTCACTGGCATACGAATACCGACAATGATATTGAATATATTGCCCGCGACGAAAAGCGCCAAGAGATTGCTTGGCTAAAATTGACTCATCAATCTACAGGTGAGGTGAAGGAATATCGTTCAGAATCAAATCCGTTGATATTCGAGAAAATGAAAGATGTCGAGATCCGAAAATTTGATTGCATCGATTGTCATAATCGGCCCAGTCACCGATTCTCGACTCCCGTTTCCGCTGTAAACGAGGCTTTGGTGACCTCACGACTTCATAAAGAAATGCCCTATATTAAACGGGAGGCCGTGAAGGTTTTGAGTGAAGATTATGAATCCACCGATGCGGCCTTGACCAGCATTCATGATAAAATTTCTAACTTTTATCAAACGGAATATCCAGACATTTGGAATAAAGAGAATGACAGGGTAGAGGCTTCTATATCAGAAATTCAAAATATTTTTCGCAATACCCAATTTCCTGAAATGAAGGTCCGTTGGGATTCGCATCCGGATAACATCGGTCACATGGAGCATCAAAGCTGTTTTCGCTGTCATGGCAATGAAGACCTAAAAACAAAAGAAGGAAAGACCATCGATAAAAATTGTTCGTCTTGCCATCAGATCTTATCTCAAGGGCCAGGCTCTGAAAATAAACCCATGGGTAAGGCGAAAAAATTCAAACATCCTGTGGATTTGGGTATAGAACCTGAGGAGATGGATTGTGTCACATGCCATTCGGATCTGGGAAGTTTGTATGAGGGATGA
- a CDS encoding Crp/Fnr family transcriptional regulator — translation MEQFLSQIRPFQVLSKKELSHVSQQTRERVFEKGEIVFREGEKSSFVWLVKTGWVHLVRRSSLGHPVILFTMTPREILCGVSAFDQEPYAADAIAATQCVLLQIPTPLFVHLLNHHSDFCREILSICSKRIRCMAQKLGGAMDPVSHRMARLLLASLEDFGDEIPFTHREMAQMIGARIETSIRTFRPLREKSLINIKRSCIKVVQPFRLISELNQWLKVDK, via the coding sequence ATGGAACAATTCTTGAGTCAAATTCGACCTTTTCAGGTGCTTTCAAAAAAAGAACTTTCACACGTTTCTCAGCAAACACGAGAAAGGGTTTTTGAAAAAGGAGAGATTGTTTTTAGAGAGGGGGAAAAATCCTCTTTTGTGTGGCTGGTGAAAACAGGCTGGGTTCATTTAGTTCGTCGCAGTTCTTTGGGTCATCCGGTCATCCTCTTTACCATGACCCCTCGTGAGATTTTGTGCGGTGTTTCAGCCTTTGACCAAGAACCTTACGCAGCCGATGCTATTGCCGCGACTCAATGTGTTTTGCTTCAGATTCCAACGCCTCTTTTCGTTCATCTCCTGAATCATCATTCGGATTTTTGTCGTGAAATCCTTTCGATCTGTTCCAAAAGAATTCGTTGTATGGCTCAAAAATTGGGAGGTGCGATGGACCCTGTTTCTCACCGAATGGCCAGACTCCTTCTTGCCTCTTTGGAAGATTTTGGTGATGAAATTCCCTTTACCCATCGCGAGATGGCTCAAATGATAGGGGCTAGAATAGAAACCTCTATTCGAACCTTTCGTCCTTTAAGGGAAAAGAGCTTAATCAATATCAAACGATCTTGCATTAAAGTGGTCCAGCCTTTTAGATTAATTTCAGAATTAAATCAGTGGTTGAAAGTGGACAAATAG